One Arthrobacter sp. FW306-07-I genomic window carries:
- a CDS encoding GAF and ANTAR domain-containing protein: MNYLLPPAYEPAGLTGRMVTGLLSAEDASRAVQSLASALRDVIPHAAGAGVSLISADGRGETIGATDSLVLQADKLQYELGQGPCLSAWAGQRAVIIQDTWRETRWPEWTAAVAGFPLRSVLSAPLTPEGRPIGALKVYSPVPLAFDDNSVFLIERLAAPAAVLLGHVRDRAAAQRMTDELAEALTNRDMIAQAQGILIERLNLTSQEALAVLLARSRGESTPLHDVAREVLQETVGE; this comes from the coding sequence ATGAATTATTTGCTTCCACCGGCCTATGAGCCTGCCGGACTCACCGGACGGATGGTCACCGGCCTCCTCTCCGCGGAGGATGCTTCAAGGGCCGTGCAGTCCCTGGCGTCTGCGCTGCGGGACGTGATTCCGCACGCTGCGGGCGCGGGGGTCTCCCTGATCAGCGCCGACGGCCGCGGCGAAACCATAGGTGCCACAGACAGTCTGGTGCTCCAGGCGGACAAGTTGCAGTATGAACTGGGCCAGGGGCCATGCCTGAGCGCCTGGGCCGGGCAGCGCGCCGTCATCATCCAGGACACATGGAGGGAAACCCGCTGGCCGGAGTGGACGGCGGCAGTTGCCGGCTTTCCGCTGCGGTCGGTCCTCAGCGCGCCGCTGACGCCTGAGGGAAGGCCGATCGGTGCCCTGAAAGTCTATTCACCCGTCCCGCTGGCGTTCGACGACAACTCGGTGTTCCTGATCGAGCGGCTCGCTGCCCCGGCCGCGGTCCTGCTGGGCCATGTGCGGGACCGGGCGGCTGCGCAGCGGATGACTGACGAGCTAGCCGAGGCCTTGACTAACAGGGACATGATCGCCCAGGCCCAGGGCATCCTGATTGAGCGGCTGAATCTCACCTCGCAGGAAGCGTTGGCGGTCCTGCTGGCCCGCTCCCGGGGCGAGAGTACGCCACTGCATGATGTGGCACGGGAGGTCCTTCAGGAGACCGTCGGCGAATAG